Sequence from the Castanea sativa cultivar Marrone di Chiusa Pesio chromosome 12, ASM4071231v1 genome:
AACCCAAGCCATTGAACTTTAGCCCTTTATTGCCACATTATTTCTTCCACATTATTTCTTCACTATCCAAGAGGTCATTTATCTCTTTCCTTAACTTATTAATTTCTCCTTCCATTCTTCCTCCTCTATCAGTTGCTACCATATCACTGAGAGCCTTCCTTTTGGCTCGGATTTGCCTTGGTACTCTGCCAAAGGTTGCAACATTCCACTGATTAAGCTCTGCTGCACACTGACTAAGTCTTGCCGCCACACCACTAGGGGTATTTTGGCTTATGTTGTCCCTCCATACCGCTTTAataatattcctgcattctttcttttttgtccaCATTGCCTCAAAATGGAATTGGTGCTTTCTCGGTGGTTAGGGAGCAAAGGAACCCGAAATTAACAACGCGAAATGATCAGAGGTTGAATCCACTATATGTTGAACTCTAACATCTCTGTAATTATCAATCCAGTTTTGCATGGCAAAAGCTCTATCTAACCATAGATACACTCTGTCTTCCCCTTCTTGCATATTACACCATGTGAATCAAGGGCTGGTATAACTCAAATCTTTGAACTCACAAGTATTAACTGTTGACCTAAACCCATCCATTTGTTTTTGGGCTCTTCAAACACCTCCCAGTTTTTCATCCACAGATAGTATCTCGTTAAAATCCCCTAGGCATAACCATGGATGGTTAAACTTTATGTTCAGAGCTTTTAATTGATCCCACGATTCCTTCCTTCTATGCGTTTCAAACTGCCCATAAAAGCCCGTAATTCTCCACTTGAGCTTAGTTAACTCATCAATGATTATTGCATCAATAATATTTCCAGTATATCCCATAATCTCTAGCTTGAACTCTTTTTTCTATAGCATTGCCAATCCTCCACAATTCTCAGACTTAGGAGCTATTAAATCGAACCTAAAACCAACTTTCTCTTTTGCACGTTCCATACCTTTTTTGTGTAACTTTGTCTCCATTAAGAAGACTACATCGGGATCCCAACGCTGGTTTATTTCTCACAACGCATTAACTGTCcgggggttcccaagcccccggcAGTTTCAACTTAAGGCCCTCATTGCTCCCGGTGGTGCTGCACCGCAGCCACCGCCGATATAATATCCATTTGGTGATCACCAGAGTCGTGCATCTCACATACTCGCTTTGGAGGCCTCTCATTCTCATTTTTGAGACTCTCAGGTCTGTCTCCTCTTTTTGTGCCTACTAAAGTGGGTTGGACAAAAGTGTTAAGAGTTCGGGCCTTACCTTTTTCCCTGGCTACTTGTTTCAACTTTCCTCTACcctgagctttcttttcttctcctaaGCCCATTTGGGGTATCTTACTCTTCTTGCCATCTTCAGCTTTTAACTTACATTTAAGTGGGCTGGTAACTTCCTGTGTATCTTCACTGGGCTTTTGAACTTGGCCCACACTTGAAAAGGCTTCATCAGTCTTTTTGAACAAATCCTTGACCAACTCTTTACTAGTTTCCTTAGCTCTTTCATCTGGTTCGGTTCCTTTTCTCGAGTCTCGTTTACCTTTTTCTCTGTAGTCCCATCCTTTCGGGTTTTCAGCTGTTGTGGGATCTGACATTTCTGTGTCTGCAGTTCCAAGGCTGTGACTTACTTTCTGTGCTTCGGTAACACCACCTCTAGTCTAGTTGGAGATACCAAATCTCACCGGCTCCATCTGAGACTTTTCCTGGCCATTCTCAGTTTCCATGGACTCATGGCTTTTGGTTGTTGAATGTTTCATTCTGTCTGTACTGCCCTTGTTTGCACTCCCTGCTCTAAGCCATTCTCCATATTGAGTTGCATTTTGCCAATCTGGGTTCACTTGGCAGTGCTTGTTATCATGCCCCATAAGTTCACAAGTAAAACAGAATGTAGGTAATCTTTCATACTTGAAAGTGATCCAAGACCAGTCTCCTTCTGCATTAGCAATATGCCCTCCTCTTCTCAGGGGCTTATTAGTGGGTATATCTACCTTTATTCTCATAAACCTGGCCTGTTCATCTTGCCAAGACCGCttatccacctcaaccgtttggCCAACTCTATTGCCAATCTCTCTTCCAACTTCTTCAGACATGTTTTCAAACGGTAAGCCCCATACCTGAATCCAAAATGGAGCATGAGTGAAGCTGATGTTGGCTGATGTTAATCCCTTTCTCCATCGGCAAAGAAGAAGGAGATTGTTGTCAAAATTCCAAGGCCCACTTTTTTCTACCCACTCCATTTGGTACCTTGAGCTGAATTTAAATTGAAGGATGTTATTTCCAACCTCCACGATTCTAAAATCAGAGCCCATCTTCCATGCCATCCTCAAAGTACTCTTGAGAGCACACATATTTTGTTGCCTATCTGATAGTAGACGCCCAAATAGGCTCAGTGAACATTCTTCAAGCTTCTCGTGTGCACCCAAGTTTGCAATAGTgatatcttcttcctcttcctttgttAGTTGTAGACTCTGCATGCTTTCAACAATTTCTTGCTCCATTCTGTGGCTTTGTATGGATACTCCTTTGTGGGAAGAGTAGTCCAAGAGAGGTATCCTATGGCTGGTCTATGGGAGAGAAAAAACTCACATCactctgagagagagaaatggctCCTACGAGGGGAAAGTTacaacttacttttttttatgacattTGAAGTTTGAAGCATAGAGAATATACAgagataatataatttaatagtggatttatcaaaattggcatcctattaaaaaatattgagtggtgtaatattatttagagTTAcgccaagtgtaacttgaacccaatttatatatatatatatatatatatatatatatatatatata
This genomic interval carries:
- the LOC142619462 gene encoding uncharacterized protein LOC142619462, translated to MEQEIVESMQSLQLTKEEEEDITIANLGAHEKLEECSLSLFGRLLSDRQQNMCALKSTLRMAWKMGSDFRIVEVGNNILQFKFSSRYQMEWVEKSGPWNFDNNLLLLCRWRKGLTSANISFTHAPFWIQVWGLPFENMSEEVGREIGNRVGQTVEVDKRSWQDEQARFMRIKVDIPTNKPLRRGGHIANAEGDWSWITFKYERLPTFCFTCELMGHDNKHCQVNPDWQNATQYGEWLRAGSANKGSTDRMKHSTTKSHESMETENGQEKSQMEPVRFGISN